The sequence below is a genomic window from Cicer arietinum cultivar CDC Frontier isolate Library 1 chromosome 6, Cicar.CDCFrontier_v2.0, whole genome shotgun sequence.
TTTTAGGCCTTAATTGAGAATTTGAATTGCTTCGTCAATATGTTATAAACAGTCACTACTTCGTGTTGGTTTAGTGAACTATTATATTGAACAACAAGTAACTTATAAGTACCACCTCTCTCCAGAGAATCAGTTTTACTACTTGTAAGCAAATCATCCGTTACATCGTTGTCCAAAGATTCTTGAAGTGCCTCCTCTTTCTAATGAGAATAAAAAACTTTAGGAATTGGAAGCAAGGCATCCTAAACAATAGCATGGTCTAGTGCAGTTACTGTATACAACAGCAGTTAGTAGCCTAAAATAGGATCAAGAATAAATTACTGAGAACTATAAGATCAACTTATTTTAAGCGATAAATTTAAATTGGTTAATGTGaacaaataacaatattatGAGCAACAAACCAAGCACGATAAAATGAAAATGTAAGAAATACCATTTATGGGTTTCCACCCAATAGattaaacttttgaaatggttaatctttgagaaaaataatcaaaataagaGTGCCTGTGAGAGATTCAATCAAAGACAGAAAGTCTTACTTATCTGTACATCTGTCCTCTTCTTAGATTTGACAAGAGATCGACTCATTGGAAGAAGAACACCATCACGAGAGACAGTCAACTTCGCATCTTTACCATAATGCACTGgaatattttgaaatgataGAACGTTATGGTGTCGTTTGGTCCATGTAGTTGACCCTACTCAGTGGGATAAAGTTTGGTTGTTGTTGATGGTTTTATAAGCATCCCATAAACAAGAAAAACTTGCCAAGAAGCTGGCTTCTGGGTGTTTGTAATTTAGCAGCATATATTGCAGGGAGTGCACTTTTGTAATTTATGGTGGACATGTCTTCCAAAtccaaagataataatatttttgtgggTTTTGCATTTCGTAGTTCTTAAATACTATTTCCAAACCATAAATAACAAAGACCGCTTCTTTTTCTGTGTTTTAGTTCTCTTTCTAATACTTGTGCAGGGCATACAAATATTTGAAGTATAACTTCGAATTATATGTTAGTGCTGCAAAACACATATAATGATGAATAATCACATCTTGACAATTAGCAGCATAAGGGGTGCCTGGAAGCATTCCCATAAATAAGTTCAGTtggtatttttgtaataatgatATGTATTGCCTCATCAAACAATATGTGTTATGACTGATGATGAGAACatgaaataaatcaattattgcTCATGATTTGTGGGTGCAATGGAAGATAAGGTTGAGGAACATAACCCTGTTTTCTCAACTCAAGAAGAAGACTCTTCAAAATCAAATAGATCTCATCAGATTGAGGGTGACTTCCATCGGCAGCAGAAAACATATGAGTGCCACCAATGACATCAATCCAGCTATATCCAGGTATCTTCTGAACCCCTTTTTCCTTCATTAAACTTCTAACCTTAACAACACTTTCCCATTCCCCCGCACCAGCATGTACATTTGAAAGCAAAACATAGTATCCAGAATTTTCCGGGTCTAACTCAAGAAGATGCGTTGAAGCAAGTTTAGCTAACTCAACATTGCCATGAAGCCGACAAGCTCCGAGCAATGACCCCCAAGTACCTGCATCTGGGGTGAATGGCATGCTCTTTATAGTATCAAATGCTTCATGTAAACGACCAGCACGACCATACAAATCTACCATGCATGCAAAGTGCTCCATCCTAGCACTTATCCCATATTCCTCGGTCATGCAACGTAAATAGGATATACCTTCATCGACTAGGCCTGCATGCCCACAAGCAGACATTATAACAAGAAAAGTAACATGATCAGGGTGAATCCCAGATTCTAACATTTTATGAAATAGATCAAGGCATTCTCTAGGACGACCGTGGTTTCCATAGGCAGCAATAATGCTATTCCATGAAACTTCATTCTTCAAACCCATCATGTCGAACACACATCGAGCCAAAGCTAGTTTTCCGCATTTAGAATACATGTCTATTAGTACACTTGCAACAAAAGTGTCGGAGATAAATGAATTTCTTACCACAAAGCAATGTAACTCTCTCCCGTGATAGAGTGCAGATAAATTTGCACAAGCAGATAGAGTAGCTGAGAGGCTCACAGAGTCAAACTTTGTTCCACTCATTCCCATTTGACGAAAAAGATTGATGGCCATTTCAGGTTTCCCATTCTGCGAGAAACTTACAATCATTAGGTTCCAACAAACACTATCTTTTTCAGGCAATCTTCTGAAAAATTGATATGCAAGATCCAATCTTCcacattttgcatacatatATGTGATGGAAGATCCCACTTGACACACATTCTCCAGTCCTTTTTTCAGAATGTCACAGTGCAATTCCTTCCCTGATTTGAGAGATGCCAAAGCAGCACAAGCTGgcaaaacactagccatggtcaGGCAATTAGGCATAATTCCCTCTTGAACTAACCACCTAAAAATGTTAATAGCTTCAATATTCATCCCGTTCAGTACGTAGCCTGAGATCATAGCCGTGCAAACTGCAATATCAACCAATGTATTCTGCTGGAAAGTCTTGCGAGCCATCTCCACATCTCCACCCTTGAAGTATATGTCAACCAGAGCGCTCTTCAAGTAGACATCAAAAGGCACCCCGTGCCGCACTATATAACTATGAACTTCCTTACAATTATTGAGACTCCCAGATTCAAGAATAGAAGGAAGAAAACTTGCAAATGTGATCGAATCAGGTTTGACTCCACTAGCGATCATTGCTTTAAACAAAGTTACAGCCTCGTCTGTAAATCCGTTTTGTACATATCCAGCAATCAAACCATTCCAAGTCACAGTATCAGTCTGTAGCATCGTATCGAAAAGCTTGCGAGCATAAAAAAGGTTCCCACATTTGGAGTACATTGTAATAAGCGTGTTAGCCAACTGAGGATCAGACTCAAATCCACTCCTAATAACAAGACCGTGAAGCTGAATACCGCCACCAAGTAACCCTCTCGTAGCACATATAGACAAAAGACAAATAAACGTGACCGAATTAGGCTTACTGTTAGAGTTCCTCATGTCCTGAAAAGTTCTAATCGCCGTGCCAAAATCCCCATTTTTCACATAACCATTGAGCATGACATTCCACAAAATGCAATCTCTCAGAGGCAATTCATCAAACAGATATCTAGCATCATGAATATAACCATTATCTGTATACAACTTTATCAAAGAACTACCAATAAacaaatccatatgaaatcccATGGACCGAGCCAAATCATGAACCATCTTACATAATGGAACATTATTCAAACCACCACATGCTTTAATCACATAAGGGAATGTGTACTTATCAGGTGCAACATTACAACCCAACATCCTAAAGAAAAACATCAATGCAAAATCAAACCAACCCAACATAGAAAAACCTCTTATTAACCAATTCCAAGGAAGACTATAACATAATTGAAGTCTGAAAAACAAGTTACCAGCATCATTGAATCTTCCACAAAGAATATACATCCCCAAAATTCTTGAACCCAATGTAAGACTATCACTCATGCCACTAACAACAACATGAGCATGAATTTGTCTAACTCGTTGCACCATTGATGCATCAAAATTTGAACAATCCCGGAACATACATTCCAACTGGGCTGCAAGAGATTGTTcgaaaaaatttgattttgaccCGACATAATTGCTACTTCTTGTTGTGTAAGAAGTTTCTTGTTGTTGTTCGATTTGCAAGTAAGATAACTTTCGGGTTGCTTTAAAATCAACATTATTAGTCCCAAAAGAGAGACTGAATTTAACTTTACTTATAGTTGTGTATATTTTGTGGAAAGTGGTTCCCAATTTGTAGTTCATGGCAGAAAACGGAATATTGAGGTACGTgcagtgtttttttttttaatatgacaacaaaaacttataaaaacaaCTTGTAACAGAAAACTATAAATCATTACCGGTTAatctttttttactaaaatatccAATATATCattatgtttcaaattttttaggAAAAATATGGGTTtgcagttaaaaaaaattgttttttttagaaataaaatatgaagataaaacttatgattttgaaatatagATTAAGTCTAATTTTttcaatcattaattaattttttttagaagaataaAGACTTAGAAGAGAAGTAGAAGAAAAAATTCAgcgatataaattaaataatttaaaaaattcaaactaaaaagtaaaaaaagatTTTCCATAAAAACATCCAAAAATTAAAACTAGGTGGTTCTTGATGAGAATAcctaaaaagtaaaataaaattgattaatagAAAGATTGGGTGACATAgaacaataatataataatttttgtgtGAGTTGGACGGTCgcaaaatatagatttcaattGAACTAAAGGagattttttgataaaattttaattgacatTATATGATTACTATGTAGGGTTTAAATGCAACATTTTTAATcccaaaattgattttaaaatgttataatttaactttattgatattttttatatattttgtaaaaagtgaatctgaatttgtattatattttatggCAGAAAACGGAACAAGTGATTAGATATAGCACGTAATACAAGTGATTATTTAAGTTgtcatttatcattttatatatgacTACActactttttaaataaataaaaaatttaacaaatatttttaaaaaggacATTTATTAGTATTGTCCTTATAAAATCACGCAAGATTCGACTCAAATAAAATTAGATGGCAAGATTGGGTTTATCTAAAggcaatttattttctctatgTATGTCCAAATTAAATTAGGATGGAAATAGAATTAATCGAGTTAGAATTTTTGAGACATAAATTTGAACTGtccaataaaattttaaagtctATGATCTCTTATAGATTTTTTTAGCCTTACTTTTATAAAATCTCACCAAGCTTATAAACCTACTTAGAGTCTAATTAATGttaatatcttaaaataaataatgacaaGTATATCTTTAAAAAGgctaacaaataaattaattaacaaaattaattatactttttagatttaacatagtattaattaaaaattattgtagactaaaattattaaattactaGAAATTATCAAACATATAATTTATGCTtcaaaatctattataatagtaatgataatatttattgaaaataagtCGATATAATAAACTCAAAAAACTTTGTTTTGActtgttatataatttttttagttaaagaggatttaaaaaaatttaagtcttTTCTATTTAAGAAAATTGTCTAACTTGGATCTGATATAGATTAGGGTGTATATTTATGTCGAGTGATTTGACATATTTCTATACTTAATTCAGATTGACCATTCTGAACTTAAAAATAGATCTCTTGAGTAAATTAGGAGGAAACATAAACAAACTTAGTTGAAAAATAAACCAAGGCCCAATTGCACATTGGGTCCATAAAACCGACCCATCAAGAAGCATAAACCGGTTATATCACCAACAGTGTCTTCTAGATGGTTGGGATTTGGGGCTGTTTCAAAAATCAGGGTTTGTTTGAGAGGAGGATATTGAAAGTTTTTAAAGGTTGAGtctatattttaagttatatttgtgatttaattttttttaaaagaacaatataataaataattatatcacatttagaaatattttataaccgacaaaaacaaataatat
It includes:
- the LOC101495147 gene encoding pentatricopeptide repeat-containing protein At4g21300, whose translation is MNYKLGTTFHKIYTTISKVKFSLSFGTNNVDFKATRKLSYLQIEQQQETSYTTRSSNYVGSKSNFFEQSLAAQLECMFRDCSNFDASMVQRVRQIHAHVVVSGMSDSLTLGSRILGMYILCGRFNDAGNLFFRLQLCYSLPWNWLIRGFSMLGWFDFALMFFFRMLGCNVAPDKYTFPYVIKACGGLNNVPLCKMVHDLARSMGFHMDLFIGSSLIKLYTDNGYIHDARYLFDELPLRDCILWNVMLNGYVKNGDFGTAIRTFQDMRNSNSKPNSVTFICLLSICATRGLLGGGIQLHGLVIRSGFESDPQLANTLITMYSKCGNLFYARKLFDTMLQTDTVTWNGLIAGYVQNGFTDEAVTLFKAMIASGVKPDSITFASFLPSILESGSLNNCKEVHSYIVRHGVPFDVYLKSALVDIYFKGGDVEMARKTFQQNTLVDIAVCTAMISGYVLNGMNIEAINIFRWLVQEGIMPNCLTMASVLPACAALASLKSGKELHCDILKKGLENVCQVGSSITYMYAKCGRLDLAYQFFRRLPEKDSVCWNLMIVSFSQNGKPEMAINLFRQMGMSGTKFDSVSLSATLSACANLSALYHGRELHCFVVRNSFISDTFVASVLIDMYSKCGKLALARCVFDMMGLKNEVSWNSIIAAYGNHGRPRECLDLFHKMLESGIHPDHVTFLVIMSACGHAGLVDEGISYLRCMTEEYGISARMEHFACMVDLYGRAGRLHEAFDTIKSMPFTPDAGTWGSLLGACRLHGNVELAKLASTHLLELDPENSGYYVLLSNVHAGAGEWESVVKVRSLMKEKGVQKIPGYSWIDVIGGTHMFSAADGSHPQSDEIYLILKSLLLELRKQGYVPQPYLPLHPQIMSNN